The DNA sequence ACCCGCCCCGGCGGAGGCGAGCGCGTCGGCGCCGAACCGGTCGTAGCGGAACTGGTCGGTGTGCAGGTACCAGTACGCGGTCTGGATCATCTGCCGCGGCGGGCGCGCCCAGTCCAGGCCGAACGCGAGCTGGGACCAGCCGGTGATCGGCCGGCACTTCTCCTGCCCCACGTAGTGCGCCCAGCCGCCGCCGTTGACGCCCTGGCAGCCGGTGAGCGTGGTCAGCGCGAGGAACGCGCGGTAGATCGTGTCGGAGTGGAACCAGTGGTTGGTCCCCGCACCCATGATGATCATCGACCGGCCGCGCGACTCCTCCGCGTTGGCCGCGAACTCCCGCGCGATCCGCGCCGCGGCGCTCGCCGGGACGCCGGTGATCGTCTCCTGCCAGGCGGGCGTGCACGGCTGGGTGGCGTCGTCGTACCCGGCGGGCCAGACGCCGGGCAGGCCGTCGCGGCGCACGCCGTACTGCGCCAGCAGGAGGTCGAACACCGTCGTGACCAGGTGCCCGCCCACCCGCCGCACGGGCACGCCCCGGCGCACGGTCGACGCCGTGCCGTCCGGCGCGTCGAAGCGCGGCAGCTCCACCTCCACCGACTCGCCGCCGTGCGCCGACAGCAGCGGGTCGACGTCGCCGAGGTCGAGGTTCCACCGGCCCGCGCCCTGCTCGCCGAACCGGAAGCCGAGCGAGCCGCCCGGCACCACCGGTCGCCCGGTCGCGGAGTCGAGCAGGACCGTCTTGAACGCCGCGTGCTCGCCGCCGTCCCCGTCGGCCAGGTCGGCGGCGGTGAGGAACTTGCCCGGCCGGTGCGCGTCGCCGTGCGGGTCGAGCCGGACCAGGAACGGCAGGTCGGTGTAGCGCTTGACGTAGTCGGTGAAGTACGGGGTGGTCCGCTCGACGAAGAACTCGCGCAGGATCACGTGTCCCATCGCCATGGCCAGCGCGCCGTCCGTGCCGGGTTGGGCGGCCAGCCACTCGTCGGCGAACTTCACGTTGTCGGCGTAGTCGGGCGACACCGCGACGACCTTCTGGCCGCGGTAGCGCGCTTCGGCCATCCAGTGCGCGTCGGGGGTGCGGGTCACCGGCAGGTTCGAGCCCCACATGATCAGGTAGCCCGCGTCCCACCAATCACCCGATTCGGGGACGTCGGTCTGGTCGCCGAACACCTGCGGGCTCGCCACCGGCAGGTCGGCGTACCAGTCGTAGAAGCTGAGCATGCAGCCGCCGAGGAGCGAGACGAAGCGCGCGCCCGACGCGTGCGACACCATCGACATGGCGGGGATCGGCGAGAACCCGGCGACCCGGTCCGGGCCGTAGGCCTTGATCGTGTGCACGTGCGCGGCGGCGACCATCTCGGTCGCCTCGTCCCACGACGCGCGCACCAGGCCGCCCTTGCCGCGTGCCGCCTTGTACCGGCGGGCGCGCTCGGGGTCCTCCACGACGTCGGCCCAGGCCAGGACCGGGTCACCGGTGCGCGCTCGGGCTTCCCGGTACAGCTCCAGCAGCACGCCCCGCACGTACGGGTACCGCACGCGGGTCGGCGAGTAGGTGTACCAGGAGAACGCGGCGCCGCGCGGGCAGCCGCGCGGCTCGTACTCCGGGCGGTCCGGCCCGACCGACGGGTAGTCGGTCTGCTGCGCCTCCCAGGTGATGATCCCGTCCTTGACGTAGACCTTCCACGAGCACGACCCCGTGCAGTTCACGCCGTGGGTCGAGCGCACCACCTTGTCGTGGCTCCACCGGTCCCGGTAGAACTCGTCGGCCTGCCGGCCGCCGATCCGGTGCACCGCGCGCAGGTCCGGCGAGATGTCGGCGCGGGTGAAGAACCGGCGGGTGCGCACCAGCGCGTCGACCAGCCCGTCGTCCAGACCGCCGCCCGCGGCCGGTTCGGTCCCGGTGCTCACGCCTGCACCTCCCGGCGGCCGTTCACCCGTTGGTGGACGCGCGTGGCTCGTCGCACCGCGGTCGCGGTGAACAGCAGCGACACCAGGGCGACGACGGCCAGCGCGGCGAGGCCCAGCGCGTAGGACGACATCGCGCCGTACAGGGCGCCCATCACCAATGGCGGCACGAACCCGCCGAGGCCGCCGGCGGCCCCGACCACACCGGTGACCGAACCGACCTTGTCCGCCGGTGCGAGCAGCGCGACGAGCGCGAACACCGCGCCGCTGCCCGCGCCGAGCGCGGCGGCCATGGCCAGGAACGCGATCGTGCCCCACGGCACCAGCGCCGGGGTGAACGCCTGCGCCACCGCACCGACGGCCACCACGGCCAGGCACGTGACGAGCACCCGCACCGGCCCCAACCGGTCAGACAGCCACCCTCCCACCGGCCGCATCACCACCGCGAGCAGCACGAACCCGGCCATCCGGTCGGCCGCGTCCGCCTGCGCCAGGCCGTAGGCGGTGCCCAGGTAGGCGGGCAGGTACACGGAGAACGCGACGAACCCGCCGAACGCCACCGCGTACAACGCCGACGCCTGCCACGTGATCGGCAGCCGGGCGGTTGCCGCGAGCCGACCGCCCAGCGACCCGGTCGGCACCGTCCGCCCCGGCGCGTCCCGCAGCAGCAGGGCCGCGACGACCGCGTAGACCGCCAGCACCACCGCCGTCACCACGAACGGCGTCGCCACACCCGACCACTCGACCAGGTCGACCGTGGTCAGGGCGCTGATGGCGGTGCCGCCCATGCCCGCGCCGAAGATCCCGATCGCGAGGCCCCGCCGCTCGGGCGGGAACCACAGGTTGACGAACGGCACCCCGACCGCGAACGCCGTGCCGCCGACGCCCAGGAAGAACCCGCCGACCAGCAGCGCGGCCAGCGACGTGTTCCCGACCAGCCCGAGGAACAGCACCGGCACGATCGTCACCGCCGAAACCAGCGGGAACATCACCCGCCCGCCGAACCGGTCGGTCAGCGCGCCGACCGGTACCCGCCCGATCGACCCGACCACCACCGGGACCGCGACCAGCAACGCCTGCTGGAACGCGCTGAGCCCCAGGTCGTCCTTGAACCGCGGGCCGAGCGGGCTGAGCAGCGCCCACGCCCAGAAGTTCAGCGCGAAGCCGACCGTGGCCAGGCCGAGCATCAACCACCGCCGACCGGTCGCCGGTGGCCGGTTGCCGGTGGACCGCACTGCCCGCTGACCCATGACTGCGTCCTCGTCCGTGATCCGGTGCGCTCGGGCCATCGTCACCTGGGCCGGTGGAACCCGCATGTCGACGCCTCGGCCCGCGCGGCCGTCGAGCACCCCGGGGCCGAACACCTCGTACCGGACGCGGCCGGCGGCGGCCGTCCGACAGGTCCACCGCCACCGACGCGTACCGGCCGGGCACGAAGTCCGGCACGAGCGTGAACGACACCGCGTCGACGGGCAGAGATCGGCGCCCGCGCGGAACGGGACCTTCGAGCCTGCCGCGCGGTAACGCGCCGGGTGTGCCCGGCGACGGATCAAGGTCGTCTCGCCGGAAGGGCTGGAGCAGCATGTCGAACGCGTTCGTCTCGTACTCCCGCAAGGACTTGGAGTTCGTGCGCCGGCTGCACGCGGCCCTGGTGGAGCGCGGGCGGAGCGCGTGGGTCGACTGGGAGCGCATCCCGCCGGCGGCGGCGTGGCAGGTGGAGATCGCGCGTGCCATCGACGAGTCCGAGGCGTTCGTGTTCGTCCTCTCACCGGACGCGGTCACGTCGGAGGTGTGCCTGGCCGAGTTGGAGGTGGCGGTCGCCGCGGGCAAGCGGGTGGTCCCGGTGCTGCGCCGCGAGGTGCCCGCGCGGGACGTGCCGCCGGAGGTCGCCGGTCTGAACTGGCTGTTCCTGCGCGACGCCGACGACTTCACGACCGGTGTGGACGCGTTGGTCGACACGCTCGACCGGGACGCGGAGTGGCTGCGGTTCCACACCCGGCTGCTCACCCGGGCCGCCGAGTGGCACGAGCACCGGGGGGACGATTCGTACCTGCTCACCGGGACCGACCTGGACGGAGTGCAACGGCTGCTGGCCGCGTCGACCGAACGGCAGCCGCCGCTGACCCCGTTGCAGACGGCGTACGTGGCGGAGAGCCAGTCGGGCGCCAACGCCCGCCTCCGCCGGGAAGCGCGGGGCTTCTACCTGACCAGCTTGGGCTACGGCGCGCTCCAAGTGGTCGTCCTCTACGTGTTCGCGTTCGACCGCGTCGACGAGAAGGCCCTGCGGTTCTTCGTGCCCACCTGGGTCTTCCCCCTGGCCTTCGGCGCCTTCGGGCTGCTCATCACGCGCCCCACGCGGCTGAAGACGGCCGTCTGCGCGCTGGTGGTCGCCGCGCTGACCGCGTACGTCATGTACGTCGTCTTACCTCCGGCCTAGGTGCTTCGAGGACCGACGGACGTCGCCTGCGCACGGCCCTCCGGCGCAGGACTTCCGCGGCACCGACCAGGGCCAGACCACCGGCGGCCGCGTTCCGCGCGTTCTCCCCGAGCCGGGCCGCGAGGGCGAGGTCGCCCTTGACGAAACCGATCTCCATCCGTGCGGCGTCGGAGCGGCCCTCCGCGAGCGCCCGCTCGGCGTCCCAGGCGTTGGTTTCCGCCAGCAGGTGCGCGCACCCACATCCTGGTGGCGTACAGCAGGAGGAACAGGCCGGACCCGACCACCAGCAGAGCGACGAACGCCAGCGGTTTGTTCACCGCACCTCCCGGATCGGGGACCGGTGGCCAGCCTTCCACACGCCGACGCCCCCTCGCCCCACCGGCGAGGAGGCGTCGCGGACGTGCGCGGTCAAGTGGTGCTGCCGGCAACCGCTGTGCTGGACTTGGTGATGTGGTGGGTGACCTGCGTGCCGCTCCAGGCGTGGAACGTCAGGGTGGTGCGGCCGTGGTCGGGCTCGGCGGAGAACTCCGGCTCCGAGATCAGCGGAACGCCGTGGCGATCCGCGCCCACGACGCGCGGTACCGGGCGAGCGCGTTCGCGCGGTCGGGTAGGTGGTGACCCACTGCCACGAGTCGTGGTGCGGGTCGACCACCACGCGCAGGTCTTCGGCCGGCGACCGGTCCACGAACTCGCGGACGCGGTTCTGCCAGGCCGGGTCGCGTGTCTCGGCCCCGCCGACCGAGGGTTTCCACCGGTCAGCCGTAAGCCTTCGCCTGGAGCGCGAACAGCTCCGCGTAGAGCCCCGCACCGGCCATGAGCGCGGCGTGGTCGCCGGTCTCCACCACCCGGCCGTCGCGGACCACCACGATCAGGTCGGCCGTGCGCACGGTGGAGAACCGGTGGGACACGAAGACCGTGATGGCGCCGGTGCGCGCGGCCACCCGGCGGGCGTGCTCGGCGTGGCGCTGGAACAGCACGTGCTCCGCCTCCGGGTCCAGCGCCGACGTCGGTTCGTCGAGGACCACCAGCAACGGGGACTCGCGCATCACGGCCCGGCCGAGCGCCAGCTTCTGCCACTGGCCGCCGGACAGCTCCGCGCCGTCGGCGTAGGTCTTGCCGAGGTGGGTGCGCAGGCCGTCGGGCAGGTGGTCCACCACGCCGGTGGCGTCGGCGCGGTCCAGTGCCGCGCGGACGGCCGGCTCCGACGAGATCCTGGTCAGGTCGCCCACGCCGACCACCTGCTGGGCCGGGAACTCGTACCGGACGAAGTCCTGGAACCCCGCCGCGATCCGGGCGCGCCACCCGTCCACCGGCAGGTCGTGCAGGTCGACCCCGTCGACCAGGATGCGGCCCCCGGTCGGCCGGTAGAACCCGCAGAGCAGCTTGACCAGCGTCGACTTGCCCGCGCCGTTCTCGCCGACGACGGCGACGGTGGCGCCGGCCGGGAGGCGCAGGTCGGTCTCGCGCAGCACGGGGACGTCGGTGCCCGGGTAGGTGAAGGTCACGCCGGCGAGCGTGATCCCGTCGTGCAGCCGGTCGGGCGGCGACCGGCGGCCTGGATCCGGTCGCGCCCCGACCAGGTCGGTGACCTCGGTCAGCCGCCGGTACGCGCCCGCCATCCGCTGCAAGTCCTGCAAGAGCGTGACGGCGGTGGCGACCTGCTGGTTCACCTGGGCGGCGAGCACGATCACCAGCACGACGTCGCCGACACCGCGCCGCCCGGCGATCGCGTCACGCACCACGAGCAGCACGCCCGCGATGTAGGCCAGCGCGAAGACGACCTGCCCCACCGCGCGCAGCGCCGTCGCGGTCAGGTGTGCCCGCCACAGGCCACGCGTCGCCGCCCGCCACAGCACGTCGTGCCGGGCGCGCAGTTCGTCCCCGAGCCCGGACACCCGCAGCTCCCCGGCCACGCGCGCGGAGGTGGCCAGGTGGAACAGGTTCAGCGCGGTCCGGGTCGGCTCGGCGGTCGTTGTCCTGGCCCGGTCCAGCACCCGTTCGGCCGCGCGGCCGGCGAGCAGGGGCGGCAGGGCGGCGACGGGCAGCACCAGCAGCCAGGGGTTCTGCCGGGCCAGCAGGACCGCGGTGAGCACCACGGCCAGCAGGAGGCCGAGACCGTTGAGCAGCGCCTCGAGGCCGGCCCGGTACTGCCGGCCCTCCTGCCGCAGCACGGTCCACGTGTCGGCGTGCTCGGCCCGTTCGTGGTGCTCGATGCCGGCCGAACCGTTCGACACCTCGATCACGCGCTCGTCGAAGTCCAGCTCGGCGAGTTCGGCCAGCTCGTAGTGGGCCAGGTGGGCGAAGTGCGCGAAGGCCAGCACCATCACCGCCAGCACGGCCGCGGTCAGGCCGGCGAGCACCGCGCGACCCGTCGCGCCCGCGACGACCTCCCGGGTCATCCACCCGAGCGCGGTCGCCAGCAGCGGAGCGGCGACCGCGCCGGCCGTCATCAGGAGCACCGCCAGGGCCGTCTTGCGCGGGTTCAGCCGCCACGCCGTGGCGAGCATCGCCCCGGCGCCGGTCAGCAGGACCTTCACCCGACCCGCCCTTCCACCACGTCCACGAACCGGTCGGCCTGCAACCGGAACAGCTCGGCGTAGCGGCCGTCGCGGGCCAGCAGCTCCGCATGGCCGCCCTGCTCGGCGACCCGGCCGTGTTCGAGCACGACGATGAGGTCCGCGTGCCGCACGGTCGAGAACCGGTGGGAGATCAGCACCGTGGTCGCGCCTTCGGCGAGGGCCGCGAACCCGGCGAAGAACCCCGCCTCCGCGCGCACGTCCAGGCTCGCGGTCGGCTCGTCCAGCACGACGACCCGCGCGCCGTGGCGCAGCGCGAACAACGCCCGCGCCAACGCCACGCGCTGCCACTGGCCGCCGGACAGCTCCGCGCCGTCGGTGAGGTGCCGGGCCAACGGCGTGTCCAGCCCGCGCGGCAGGCGTGCCACGGCCGGTGCGAGCCCGACCGAGTCCACGACCTCGCGGATGCCCACCCGGTCGTCGAGGTGGGCGACCGCGCCGAGACCGACGTTGTCGGCGACCGACGCCTCGTACCGGGCGAAGTCCTGGAAGATCACGCCGAGCCTGGTCCGCCACGCGTCGAGGGGGAACTCGCGGATGTCGACGCCGTCGAGCGTGATCCGGCCCCCGGTGGGCTCGTGGAGCCGGGCCAGCAGCTTGACCAGTGTGGTCTTGCCCGCGCCGTTCACGCCGACGATCGCCGTGCAGCGGCCGACCGGGATCGTCAGGTCCAGGCGGTCGAACACCGGACGGCGGCCGGGGTAGCCGAAGCTCACCTGCTCGAACCGGATCGTGCCGACCGGCTCGGGTGCCGTCGGCCGGCGCGGTGGGCTCAACTGCTCCTCGTGGCCGTCGACGTGCTCGGCGAACCGCCGCACGGCGTCGTAGGCCCTCATGCCGATCGCGGTCGGCAGGTCCGCCTCCGGGTAGTGCTCGGCCAGCCGGAGCAGGCCCAGGGTCGCTGTCGTGACCAGGACGAACCCGGTCAGCGTCAGCTCGCCCGCGGTCGCGCCGACCACCGCGAAGACCACGCCCGTGACGGTGAGCGCCACCACCGAGAACCGGACGAACGGCCACAGGTAGATCCGGCGGCGCTCGGCCCACAGCGGTCCGAGGTAGCGGAGGTGGGTGTCGCGGAGGCGTTGCCGCAGCCAGTCGGCCAGGCCGAAGACCCGGATCTCCTTGCCCGCCGCCGCCCCGCCCGCCAGGTCGCGCAGGTAGTCGATCTCGCGCTGGTCGGCGGCGAGCCGGGACCGGGTCCGGGCGTACCGGCGCAACCCGCCGCGCTGGCCGTGGCGGAACAGCAGCACGGTGACGACCAACGCGGCCGCCGCCGGCCACGAGAACACGAGCCCCACGGCGACCGCGCAACCCGTCAGCTCGGTGTACCGCGCGATCAGCGCGAGCAGGCCGGTGGCCGCCCGGCCGGGGCTCTGCACGCCGAACTCCACCTCCCGCGCGGCGGTGCGCAGCGCGTCCAGCGCCCGCTGGTCCTCCAGCGGGCCGAGGCCGGGGCTGCGCAGCGACGCGGCCATCAGCTCGTCCACCACCCGGCCGTCGACGCGGCGCGTCACCAGCTCACCCATCGCCCGTTCCACCGGGGAGAGCACCTGCCTGGCGACGAACGCACCGGCCGCGACCGCGAACACCGCGACGAGCGAGCGCCACGCGCCCGAGTCCGGTCCCGCGTCGACGGCCGCCGGAACCCGGCCGAGCACCACCGCCGTCGCCACCGTGAACACGACCGGGAGGCACCCCAGCAGCAGTTCGACCACGACCAGTGCCGCGACCAGCGAGCGGCCCGCGCGCGGGAGCAACCGGACGATGCCCCGCCGTGCGGCGAACTGCTCCCGGGCGGTCCCGGTCCACGAGCGGAACACCGTGCCGCCCATCTACCCGGTGACCCCCGCCCGGTGGTCGGCGCAGCGGGGCAGTCCGCGTTCCACGACGACCTCGTTGAACAGCGAGAAGCGGATCGCCGGCTCCTCGGTCAGCACGCGGGTGATCGGCGTGTCGTACTTCTCCGCGATGTAGCGGTAGTTGCGCTGCGCGGACCTGGTGTTGTCGCCCTGGTCCTTGTCGTGCGGGTAGTGGATCGAGCTCGCCGCCCGGCTCACGCCGAACCGGGCGCCGTCGCGGTGCAGCCGGTAGGCCAGGTCGAGGTCCTCGCCGCCCCAGGTGCGGAACTCCTCGTCGTACGAGCCGACCGCGCGCACCTGCTCCGTGCGCGCCGACGCGTGGCAGGTCCAGTACATCAGCCACGGCGCGGGGAGGTGGCCGAAGTCGTCGGAGTACCGCTCGTAGAACGGTTCCCGCACGTCCGGCCACGACCCCGTGCGCGCCAGGGACGCGATGGTCGAGTCGACGTCGTCCACGTCCACGTGCTTGCGGATGAGCCCGGCGTCCTCGTTGTCGAGGTTGAAGCAGTACACGTAACCGTTCAGCGCCAACGGTTCCTCGGTGGCGTCGTGGGCGGCCACATGCGCGCTCAGGCTCGCGGAGTGCAGCAGCACGCCGGAGTCCACGAACACGCAGACCTCGCCGCGGGCGTGCCGGATGCCGACGTTGCGCGCCCGGGCCACCCGGTAACCCTCATCGGGCTGGTAGAAGTACCGCAGGTCGAACCGCTCCTCGAACGACCGCACCATCGTCGCCGTGTCGTCGCTGGACCCGTCGTCCACGACGACCACCTCGAACCGGTCGCGGTGCAGGTCCTGCGCGGCCAGCGAGTCCAGCGTCAACTCGAGTAATCGCCTCCGGTTGTAGGTGGGGACGATGACCGTGCAGCGCGATGAGCTACCCACGACAGGCTCTCCTCTTGGGGTCGGGGTACCGGGAGGGAGATCCGCTCTCCCGGGTGACTCCCCGCCGACGACCGCGCAAGTCTGCCGAGGGTCGCGAGCGCCGGTCAACCACGCGGACGAAGTCGCCTACACCGCTTCGGTCAGGGCCGCGGGCTGCTCGGCCTTCATCCGCGCCTGTCGGTACACCCCGCGCCGCCACACGTCCACCAGGAGGCGCCCGGCGCGGGTGTCACCGGCCGAACGCGTCCTTGACCAGGTCGACCACCGGGCCGGCCAGGTCGGCGACCACCTCGCGCACCGGGGGCACGAAGATGATCACGGCCACGAGCAGCGCCACGTACGGAGCGATGCCGCTCTTGCGCTTCGACGCCATGTCCACCCCCGGTCGCGTTGGCGGCTCCAGGATCGCACGAACGCCGCGGGGACGAGTCCGCCGGTCCGGGCTGCTCGCGGCGTGGTGCCGGTTCGGCGGTGGGTCCGGTCGGTTCGGGTGATCCGGCGGGCCGTTCGTGGACCGCACCTCGAAGGTCTCGTCGGCACGCGGCGCCGGGGCCGACGACGGACCACGCGACGCCGCCGGCCGACCCCGGTGTCACGGCACGTGTGGTCCCTGGTGCGGTGGTTGGTCGAAGTCGCCCGACCGGCGCACGGCGGTGAACACCATGAGCCCGACGATCAAGGTGACCGCGGTGATCGCGCCGACGGCCGCCCGGCACGCGTCGACGCGGTCGGAGGTCGAGCGGAGTAGTTGAGGAATCAATCAGCTTGATCAGGCGTTCGCACGTACGTGAAGAACATCGGTTTCCTGTCCTTCGGGCACTGGTCGGACACCCCGCACTCGCGGACGAGGACGGCCGCCGACGCG is a window from the Saccharothrix saharensis genome containing:
- a CDS encoding nitrate reductase subunit alpha, giving the protein MSTGTEPAAGGGLDDGLVDALVRTRRFFTRADISPDLRAVHRIGGRQADEFYRDRWSHDKVVRSTHGVNCTGSCSWKVYVKDGIITWEAQQTDYPSVGPDRPEYEPRGCPRGAAFSWYTYSPTRVRYPYVRGVLLELYREARARTGDPVLAWADVVEDPERARRYKAARGKGGLVRASWDEATEMVAAAHVHTIKAYGPDRVAGFSPIPAMSMVSHASGARFVSLLGGCMLSFYDWYADLPVASPQVFGDQTDVPESGDWWDAGYLIMWGSNLPVTRTPDAHWMAEARYRGQKVVAVSPDYADNVKFADEWLAAQPGTDGALAMAMGHVILREFFVERTTPYFTDYVKRYTDLPFLVRLDPHGDAHRPGKFLTAADLADGDGGEHAAFKTVLLDSATGRPVVPGGSLGFRFGEQGAGRWNLDLGDVDPLLSAHGGESVEVELPRFDAPDGTASTVRRGVPVRRVGGHLVTTVFDLLLAQYGVRRDGLPGVWPAGYDDATQPCTPAWQETITGVPASAAARIAREFAANAEESRGRSMIIMGAGTNHWFHSDTIYRAFLALTTLTGCQGVNGGGWAHYVGQEKCRPITGWSQLAFGLDWARPPRQMIQTAYWYLHTDQFRYDRFGADALASAGAGGRFAGRTTADVIAQSARMGWMPSYPTFDRNPLDLADDAGRAGVPAGEHVVSELKAGRLRFACEDPDSPRNFPRVLSIWRANLLGSSGKGNEYFLKHLLGTDHSLRAEEAPPHARPRDVVWHDEAPVGKLDLLLSLDFRMTSTTIFSDVVLPAATWYEKHDLNTTDMHPFVHSFNPAIAPPWQTRTDWAAFLTIARAFSTLAEKHLGVRDDVVATPLLHDTPDELATPHGVVRDWKAGECEPVPGVTMPRFTVVTRDYTAVAAKMGALGPLADSLGATTKGVTFHVEDEVEHLRHRNGAIRGGPADGRPSLVRDVHACEAILALSGTTNGHLATQGFRTLERRTGTPLADLAAEHEGKRITFADTQAAPVPVITSPEWSGSETGGRRYSPFTINVERLKPWHTLTGRQHFYLDHDWMAELGEQLPVFRPPLDMHALFDEPRVGERGELGIAVRYLTPHSKWSIHSEYQDNLFMLSLSRGGQTIWVSKEDAERIGVSDNDWVEAVNRNGVVVARAVVSHRMPEGTVYMHHAQDRLIDVPRSETSGRRGGIHNSLTRLLVKPSHLIGGYAQLSFAFNYLGPTGNQRDEVTVIRRRAQEVDY
- a CDS encoding MFS transporter, whose product is MGQRAVRSTGNRPPATGRRWLMLGLATVGFALNFWAWALLSPLGPRFKDDLGLSAFQQALLVAVPVVVGSIGRVPVGALTDRFGGRVMFPLVSAVTIVPVLFLGLVGNTSLAALLVGGFFLGVGGTAFAVGVPFVNLWFPPERRGLAIGIFGAGMGGTAISALTTVDLVEWSGVATPFVVTAVVLAVYAVVAALLLRDAPGRTVPTGSLGGRLAATARLPITWQASALYAVAFGGFVAFSVYLPAYLGTAYGLAQADAADRMAGFVLLAVVMRPVGGWLSDRLGPVRVLVTCLAVVAVGAVAQAFTPALVPWGTIAFLAMAAALGAGSGAVFALVALLAPADKVGSVTGVVGAAGGLGGFVPPLVMGALYGAMSSYALGLAALAVVALVSLLFTATAVRRATRVHQRVNGRREVQA
- a CDS encoding toll/interleukin-1 receptor domain-containing protein; translated protein: MSNAFVSYSRKDLEFVRRLHAALVERGRSAWVDWERIPPAAAWQVEIARAIDESEAFVFVLSPDAVTSEVCLAELEVAVAAGKRVVPVLRREVPARDVPPEVAGLNWLFLRDADDFTTGVDALVDTLDRDAEWLRFHTRLLTRAAEWHEHRGDDSYLLTGTDLDGVQRLLAASTERQPPLTPLQTAYVAESQSGANARLRREARGFYLTSLGYGALQVVVLYVFAFDRVDEKALRFFVPTWVFPLAFGAFGLLITRPTRLKTAVCALVVAALTAYVMYVVLPPA
- a CDS encoding ABC transporter ATP-binding protein yields the protein MKVLLTGAGAMLATAWRLNPRKTALAVLLMTAGAVAAPLLATALGWMTREVVAGATGRAVLAGLTAAVLAVMVLAFAHFAHLAHYELAELAELDFDERVIEVSNGSAGIEHHERAEHADTWTVLRQEGRQYRAGLEALLNGLGLLLAVVLTAVLLARQNPWLLVLPVAALPPLLAGRAAERVLDRARTTTAEPTRTALNLFHLATSARVAGELRVSGLGDELRARHDVLWRAATRGLWRAHLTATALRAVGQVVFALAYIAGVLLVVRDAIAGRRGVGDVVLVIVLAAQVNQQVATAVTLLQDLQRMAGAYRRLTEVTDLVGARPDPGRRSPPDRLHDGITLAGVTFTYPGTDVPVLRETDLRLPAGATVAVVGENGAGKSTLVKLLCGFYRPTGGRILVDGVDLHDLPVDGWRARIAAGFQDFVRYEFPAQQVVGVGDLTRISSEPAVRAALDRADATGVVDHLPDGLRTHLGKTYADGAELSGGQWQKLALGRAVMRESPLLVVLDEPTSALDPEAEHVLFQRHAEHARRVAARTGAITVFVSHRFSTVRTADLIVVVRDGRVVETGDHAALMAGAGLYAELFALQAKAYG
- a CDS encoding ABC transporter ATP-binding protein, producing the protein MGGTVFRSWTGTAREQFAARRGIVRLLPRAGRSLVAALVVVELLLGCLPVVFTVATAVVLGRVPAAVDAGPDSGAWRSLVAVFAVAAGAFVARQVLSPVERAMGELVTRRVDGRVVDELMAASLRSPGLGPLEDQRALDALRTAAREVEFGVQSPGRAATGLLALIARYTELTGCAVAVGLVFSWPAAAALVVTVLLFRHGQRGGLRRYARTRSRLAADQREIDYLRDLAGGAAAGKEIRVFGLADWLRQRLRDTHLRYLGPLWAERRRIYLWPFVRFSVVALTVTGVVFAVVGATAGELTLTGFVLVTTATLGLLRLAEHYPEADLPTAIGMRAYDAVRRFAEHVDGHEEQLSPPRRPTAPEPVGTIRFEQVSFGYPGRRPVFDRLDLTIPVGRCTAIVGVNGAGKTTLVKLLARLHEPTGGRITLDGVDIREFPLDAWRTRLGVIFQDFARYEASVADNVGLGAVAHLDDRVGIREVVDSVGLAPAVARLPRGLDTPLARHLTDGAELSGGQWQRVALARALFALRHGARVVVLDEPTASLDVRAEAGFFAGFAALAEGATTVLISHRFSTVRHADLIVVLEHGRVAEQGGHAELLARDGRYAELFRLQADRFVDVVEGRVG
- a CDS encoding glycosyltransferase, producing MGSSSRCTVIVPTYNRRRLLELTLDSLAAQDLHRDRFEVVVVDDGSSDDTATMVRSFEERFDLRYFYQPDEGYRVARARNVGIRHARGEVCVFVDSGVLLHSASLSAHVAAHDATEEPLALNGYVYCFNLDNEDAGLIRKHVDVDDVDSTIASLARTGSWPDVREPFYERYSDDFGHLPAPWLMYWTCHASARTEQVRAVGSYDEEFRTWGGEDLDLAYRLHRDGARFGVSRAASSIHYPHDKDQGDNTRSAQRNYRYIAEKYDTPITRVLTEEPAIRFSLFNEVVVERGLPRCADHRAGVTG